The proteins below come from a single Sinorhizobium fredii genomic window:
- a CDS encoding glycosyltransferase family protein, with protein MIRRFEDARILMYSHDTFGLGHLRRCRAIAHALVEDYSGLQVLIISGATIAGAFDYRARVDFVKIPSVIKLRNGEYTSLDRHIDLHETLKMRQSIIRSTAETFKPDIFIVDKEPMGLRGEVEDTLTYLKTHGTRLVLGLREIMDAPHLLEEEWKRRDTMRKIEQFYDSIWVYGPPDFYDPLVGIDVPAAVRDRMNFVGFLQRSVPHDGLPDHRPEGDYILVTTGGGGDGAELIHNVIHAYQQDPNLTHNALVVLGPYMPAKQRNKLIRKGGRIPFIKIIEFDNRMEELVAGARAVISMGGYNTYCEILSFDKPALIVPRLQPREEQLIRARRASELGLVEMLLPHEAEDPLRFAAALKALPQRAAPSRNRHELRLEGLVHISGIVGDWLDHRSRDHLSVVKQTS; from the coding sequence ATGATACGGCGCTTCGAAGATGCCCGGATTCTCATGTACAGCCATGATACGTTCGGCCTGGGGCACCTCCGGCGCTGTCGCGCGATCGCGCATGCGCTCGTCGAGGACTACAGCGGCCTGCAGGTGCTGATCATTTCCGGGGCCACCATCGCCGGCGCCTTCGACTATCGGGCCCGCGTCGACTTCGTGAAGATCCCGAGCGTCATCAAGCTCAGGAATGGCGAATACACCTCCCTTGACCGCCATATCGACCTGCACGAGACGCTGAAGATGCGTCAGTCGATCATTCGCTCGACCGCCGAGACCTTCAAACCGGACATCTTCATCGTCGATAAGGAGCCGATGGGGCTGCGCGGGGAGGTCGAGGACACCTTGACCTATCTGAAGACGCACGGGACCCGCTTGGTTCTCGGCCTTCGCGAAATCATGGATGCGCCGCACCTGCTCGAGGAAGAGTGGAAGCGCCGCGACACGATGCGCAAGATCGAGCAGTTCTACGATTCGATCTGGGTCTACGGGCCGCCGGATTTCTATGACCCGCTGGTCGGGATTGACGTGCCGGCGGCGGTGCGCGACCGCATGAATTTCGTAGGCTTCCTGCAGCGAAGCGTTCCGCATGACGGATTGCCCGATCACCGGCCGGAGGGCGACTATATTCTGGTGACCACCGGGGGCGGTGGCGACGGCGCCGAGCTCATCCACAACGTCATCCACGCCTACCAGCAGGACCCGAACCTCACGCATAACGCACTTGTCGTCCTCGGCCCCTACATGCCCGCCAAGCAGCGCAACAAGCTAATCCGGAAGGGCGGCCGTATCCCGTTCATCAAGATCATCGAGTTCGACAATCGCATGGAGGAACTGGTCGCCGGCGCCCGGGCCGTCATCTCGATGGGCGGCTATAACACCTATTGCGAGATCCTCTCCTTCGACAAGCCGGCGCTGATCGTACCGCGGCTGCAACCGCGAGAGGAGCAGTTGATCCGGGCGCGCCGCGCCTCGGAGCTCGGCCTGGTCGAGATGCTGCTGCCCCACGAGGCGGAGGACCCGTTGCGCTTCGCCGCCGCGCTCAAGGCCCTGCCGCAGCGTGCCGCCCCCTCCCGCAACAGGCACGAACTGAGGCTGGAGGGCCTTGTCCATATCTCCGGGATCGTCGGAGACTGGCTCGATCACCGATCGAGGGATCACCTGAGCGTCGTCAAGCAGACAAGCTGA
- a CDS encoding glycosyltransferase family protein → MEKGPLSKRRVFFYVQHLLGIGHLARASRIAKALLKRGFDVTMVTGGLPVQGFPGEDIRTVVLPPVTAGDKGFSGLTDAEGNPVTAAFQERRKDLLLDALRRAEPDIVIIEAFPFGRRQMRFELLPLLEAIEAMERRPLVATSLRDILQERTKPGRAEETVELVKKHFDLVLVHGDPAFARLEETFPLAGEIAERVAYTGLVAPPSPGEPAETFDILVSAGGGAVGKELIGAALGAAKFLPQELRWCLVTGPNLPQPDFDELAVSAPENASLFRFRQDFASLLAGARLSVSQAGYNTVCDILRAGCSALLIPFTAGGETEQSTRATRLERLGLAAVLPEEGITARQLARRVEASLARSKPDIPPLDLDGADNTATIIEERLNRMEGVRPHRSA, encoded by the coding sequence ATGGAGAAGGGCCCCTTGAGCAAGCGGCGCGTTTTTTTCTATGTGCAGCACCTGCTCGGTATCGGGCATCTGGCAAGGGCGAGCCGCATTGCGAAGGCGCTGCTGAAGCGCGGCTTCGACGTGACGATGGTCACCGGCGGCTTGCCGGTTCAGGGCTTTCCCGGAGAGGACATCAGGACGGTCGTCCTGCCGCCGGTGACGGCGGGGGACAAGGGATTCTCCGGTCTGACAGACGCCGAGGGCAATCCGGTGACCGCCGCGTTCCAGGAGCGTCGCAAGGATCTGCTCCTGGATGCACTCCGCCGTGCGGAACCCGACATCGTCATCATCGAGGCCTTTCCGTTCGGCCGCCGGCAGATGCGCTTCGAGCTTCTGCCGCTGCTCGAGGCGATCGAAGCGATGGAACGCCGCCCGCTGGTCGCGACTTCGCTGCGCGACATTCTGCAGGAACGGACGAAGCCAGGCCGGGCCGAGGAGACGGTCGAACTGGTGAAGAAGCATTTCGACCTCGTGCTCGTCCACGGCGACCCGGCTTTTGCCCGGCTCGAGGAGACGTTTCCGCTGGCTGGCGAGATCGCCGAGCGGGTGGCCTATACCGGCCTTGTCGCCCCACCATCGCCGGGCGAGCCCGCCGAGACCTTCGACATTCTGGTTTCTGCGGGCGGCGGCGCCGTCGGCAAGGAACTGATCGGCGCTGCTCTCGGGGCTGCGAAGTTCTTGCCGCAAGAGCTCCGCTGGTGCCTGGTGACCGGCCCGAACCTGCCGCAGCCGGACTTCGACGAACTCGCCGTCTCGGCACCGGAAAATGCCAGCCTGTTTCGTTTCCGCCAGGATTTCGCAAGCCTCCTTGCCGGCGCGCGTCTCTCGGTGTCACAGGCCGGTTACAACACCGTCTGTGACATATTGCGGGCCGGATGCAGCGCGCTGCTCATTCCCTTTACCGCCGGCGGCGAAACGGAGCAGAGCACGCGGGCAACGAGACTGGAGAGGCTCGGGCTGGCCGCCGTCCTGCCCGAGGAAGGAATCACCGCGCGGCAACTCGCCCGCCGGGTGGAGGCGTCGCTTGCGCGTTCGAAACCCGATATTCCGCCGCTCGATCTCGACGGGGCCGACAATACGGCGACAATTATCGAGGAGCGTCTGAATCGGATGGAAGGCGTCAGACCGCACCGATCAGCATGA
- a CDS encoding glycosyltransferase family 4 protein, which translates to MPETRKIAVVLKGYPRLSETFIAQELLGLERAGHDLVLVALRRPTDAKRHPVHDEIRAKVFYLPEYLHDEPWRVFRALLTSLPKGRFWRALRPFIGDLRRDWTRNRFRRFGQALVLFAEWPTGARWLHAHFIHTPASVTAYASIMAGVPWTCSAHAKDIWTSADWELSEKLGRARWTVTCTRSGFEHLKSLAAEKSRVHLSYHGLDLDRFPSFEGDHSSRDGYDPGDPVRIVSVGRAVAKKGYDILLKALSILPADLNWRFDHIGAGDLTKDMRGLAGDLGLAHRVTWHGALDQKDVLARYRESDIFALACRVAADGDRDGLPNVLVEASSQRLACVSTRVSGIPELLKDNENGLVVPPEDPRPLAAALERLIRDPALRRRLGAAAERRVRAEFDHHSSVSQLSDLFESEWRRAP; encoded by the coding sequence GTGCCCGAAACTCGAAAGATCGCCGTTGTTCTGAAGGGCTACCCACGCCTTTCCGAGACCTTCATTGCCCAGGAACTGTTGGGTCTCGAAAGGGCGGGGCACGATCTCGTGCTCGTCGCCCTCAGGCGCCCGACCGACGCGAAGCGCCACCCCGTGCATGACGAGATCCGGGCGAAGGTGTTCTATCTCCCGGAGTATCTGCATGACGAACCCTGGCGGGTGTTTCGCGCGCTGTTGACGTCGCTGCCGAAGGGCCGCTTCTGGCGGGCACTCCGTCCCTTCATAGGCGATCTCCGTCGTGACTGGACGCGCAACCGCTTCCGCCGCTTCGGCCAGGCGCTGGTGCTCTTCGCCGAATGGCCGACCGGGGCGCGTTGGCTTCACGCGCATTTCATCCATACGCCCGCCTCGGTGACGGCCTATGCGAGCATCATGGCCGGCGTTCCCTGGACTTGCTCGGCCCATGCCAAGGACATCTGGACTTCCGCGGACTGGGAGCTGTCGGAGAAGCTTGGTCGGGCGCGCTGGACGGTGACATGCACGCGCAGCGGCTTCGAGCACTTGAAGAGCCTGGCGGCCGAGAAATCCCGGGTGCATCTCAGCTATCACGGCCTGGACCTCGATCGCTTCCCAAGCTTCGAGGGCGATCACTCCAGCCGCGACGGATATGATCCCGGCGATCCGGTGCGCATCGTCAGCGTCGGGCGGGCCGTCGCCAAGAAGGGCTACGACATTCTCCTCAAGGCGCTGTCGATATTGCCCGCCGATCTCAATTGGCGTTTCGACCACATAGGGGCGGGCGATCTGACCAAGGATATGCGGGGACTCGCCGGTGATCTCGGCCTTGCCCATCGCGTGACCTGGCACGGCGCGCTCGATCAGAAGGACGTGCTCGCGCGCTATCGGGAGAGCGACATATTTGCACTTGCCTGCCGGGTTGCGGCCGACGGCGATCGCGACGGCTTGCCGAACGTGCTGGTCGAGGCGTCGAGCCAGCGGCTTGCCTGTGTCTCGACACGTGTATCCGGCATTCCGGAGCTGCTTAAGGATAACGAGAACGGCCTTGTCGTGCCGCCCGAGGATCCGCGTCCCCTCGCAGCCGCGCTTGAGCGGCTTATCCGCGACCCGGCTTTGCGCAGGAGGCTTGGCGCTGCGGCGGAAAGGCGCGTGCGGGCCGAGTTCGACCACCACTCGAGCGTCAGCCAGTTGAGCGATCTTTTCGAAAGCGAATGGAGAAGGGCCCCTTGA
- a CDS encoding ABC transporter transmembrane domain-containing protein: MEPRLSRYIWTHTRKSQLWILLIVALSMIPYFMSFDLPKQIVNGPIQGQGFETPGATQLFLPISFSLPYFGEVNLFSGIELGRQGTLLALSLVFLLLVIINGLFKFYINTYKGRLGERLLRRIRFELVDRVLRFPPHHLKRVKPAEISTMIKDEVEPMGGFTGDAFVQPALLGGQALTALIFILIQSFWLGIIAFVIVAIQAIIIPRMRRRLLVLGRERQLTARELSGRVSEIVDGIGTIRGHDTSNYERADIAARLGRIFKIRYDLYQWKFLVKFLNNFLAQVTPFLFYSIGGYFALQGRLDIGQLVAVIGAYKDLPGPLKELIDWDQARQDVQVKYTQVVEQFSVEPLIDPKVQEVSLASPPVLAGALAAVNLTLADDGGAKLIEHVSFQVRPGETVAVTGGTGGGGEALAEALGRLAWPASGRIVVGDDDIHELPESVIGRRISYASSEVYTFQGSLGDNLLYGLKHAPLTEVVYEGDKAAHRRWELLEAKLAGNPSLDLNSDWIDYGAAGATGPEDLFNKVRAVLDVVLLTNDISALAVRSTIDPVEHEAFAHEIVEMRAALRRRLEAEKLSDLVVFFEPGSYNIEATVGENLLFGTVTDRARWEEALENHPFFKTVLKRAGLHETFYEMGLEIAENVVELFRDLPPDHPFFQQLTFMTSEEIPGYEALLQKVRGRPLDEVSEEDAIRIIRLCFGYIEPRHRFGLLTEELMQKIVEARREFSDGLPADLVGVIEHYQPNRYMASATILDNVLFGRIGHKHTDGSDKIRAIVRDLFEALGLYNKVLAFGLDFDVGAGGKRLTAGQRQKLNLARTLIRLSDFYIINQPLAALDQRTQDQITRNVFAFLHDEKRDPAIVWVLSNPALSELFDRVVHFENGRLVHDESVETPSKDSDYKELAS; this comes from the coding sequence ATGGAACCCCGTCTTTCCCGCTACATCTGGACCCATACCCGAAAGTCGCAGCTCTGGATCCTCCTGATCGTGGCGCTGTCGATGATCCCCTATTTCATGTCTTTCGACCTGCCGAAGCAGATCGTCAACGGGCCGATCCAGGGACAGGGCTTCGAGACGCCCGGAGCGACCCAGCTCTTCCTGCCGATTTCCTTCAGCCTGCCGTACTTTGGCGAGGTCAATCTGTTTTCGGGAATCGAACTTGGGCGGCAGGGGACGCTGCTGGCACTCAGTCTCGTCTTTCTCCTGCTGGTGATCATCAACGGGCTCTTCAAGTTCTACATCAACACTTACAAGGGCCGGCTCGGCGAACGGCTCCTCAGGCGCATCCGTTTCGAGCTCGTCGACCGCGTCCTGCGCTTCCCGCCGCATCACTTGAAGCGCGTGAAGCCCGCAGAAATTTCGACGATGATCAAGGATGAAGTGGAGCCGATGGGCGGCTTCACCGGCGACGCCTTCGTGCAGCCTGCGCTGCTCGGCGGCCAGGCGCTGACGGCGCTGATCTTCATCCTGATCCAGAGCTTCTGGCTCGGCATCATCGCCTTTGTCATCGTCGCGATCCAGGCGATAATCATTCCGCGCATGCGCCGGCGCCTGCTGGTGCTCGGCCGCGAGCGGCAGCTGACGGCACGCGAGCTCTCCGGACGGGTCAGCGAAATCGTCGATGGCATCGGCACGATCCGCGGCCATGATACGTCCAACTACGAGCGCGCCGACATTGCCGCCCGCCTCGGCCGGATTTTCAAGATCCGCTACGACCTTTACCAGTGGAAGTTCCTGGTGAAGTTCCTGAACAACTTCCTCGCCCAGGTCACGCCTTTCCTGTTCTATTCGATCGGCGGCTATTTCGCCCTCCAGGGACGCCTTGACATCGGCCAGCTGGTCGCGGTGATCGGTGCCTACAAGGACCTGCCGGGACCGCTGAAGGAACTGATCGATTGGGACCAGGCGCGCCAGGACGTGCAGGTCAAATACACCCAGGTCGTCGAACAGTTCAGCGTCGAGCCGCTGATCGACCCGAAGGTGCAGGAGGTTTCCCTTGCGTCGCCCCCGGTGCTCGCCGGCGCTCTTGCTGCCGTCAATCTCACTCTTGCCGACGACGGCGGCGCCAAGCTGATCGAGCATGTCTCCTTTCAGGTGCGCCCGGGCGAGACGGTGGCGGTTACGGGCGGCACGGGTGGCGGCGGAGAGGCTCTGGCCGAGGCCCTCGGCCGCTTGGCTTGGCCGGCAAGCGGCAGGATCGTCGTCGGCGACGATGACATCCATGAGCTGCCAGAGTCCGTCATCGGCCGGCGGATCTCCTATGCCTCCTCCGAGGTCTACACCTTCCAAGGCAGTCTCGGCGACAATCTGCTCTACGGTCTCAAGCATGCGCCGCTGACCGAGGTCGTCTATGAGGGCGACAAGGCGGCCCATCGCCGGTGGGAACTGCTCGAGGCGAAGCTCGCCGGCAATCCCTCGCTCGACCTCAATAGCGACTGGATCGACTATGGAGCGGCCGGAGCGACGGGGCCGGAGGATCTCTTCAACAAAGTCAGGGCGGTGCTCGACGTCGTGCTGTTGACGAACGACATTTCGGCATTGGCGGTCCGTTCGACGATCGATCCCGTCGAACATGAGGCATTTGCCCATGAAATCGTCGAAATGCGCGCAGCGCTCCGCCGGCGCCTCGAGGCCGAGAAGCTCAGCGACCTCGTCGTCTTCTTCGAGCCGGGCTCCTACAATATCGAGGCGACGGTCGGCGAAAACCTGCTCTTCGGCACGGTCACCGACAGGGCAAGGTGGGAGGAAGCGCTCGAGAATCATCCCTTCTTCAAGACGGTGCTGAAGCGGGCGGGCCTGCACGAGACCTTCTACGAGATGGGGCTGGAAATTGCCGAGAACGTCGTCGAATTGTTCCGCGACCTGCCGCCGGATCATCCGTTCTTCCAGCAGCTGACCTTCATGACCAGCGAGGAAATCCCGGGCTATGAAGCGCTTCTGCAGAAGGTCAGGGGCCGGCCGCTCGACGAGGTCTCGGAGGAGGACGCGATCCGGATCATCCGACTGTGCTTCGGCTATATCGAGCCGCGGCATCGCTTCGGCCTGCTGACTGAGGAGCTTATGCAAAAGATCGTCGAGGCGCGGCGTGAGTTCAGCGACGGACTGCCTGCCGATCTCGTCGGCGTCATCGAGCACTACCAGCCGAACCGCTACATGGCCTCGGCCACCATCCTCGACAACGTGCTTTTCGGTCGCATCGGCCACAAGCACACGGATGGATCGGACAAGATCCGGGCGATCGTTCGCGATCTCTTCGAGGCGCTCGGCCTTTACAACAAGGTGCTGGCCTTCGGTCTCGATTTCGACGTCGGCGCCGGCGGCAAGCGGCTGACCGCAGGCCAGCGGCAGAAGCTCAATCTGGCGCGCACCCTGATCCGGCTTTCGGATTTCTACATCATCAACCAGCCGCTGGCGGCGCTCGACCAGCGCACCCAGGATCAGATTACCCGCAACGTCTTCGCCTTTCTCCACGACGAAAAGCGGGATCCGGCGATCGTGTGGGTTCTCTCCAATCCGGCCCTATCGGAACTCTTCGATCGCGTCGTGCATTTCGAAAACGGCCGGCTGGTGCACGACGAATCTGTGGAAACGCCCTCAAAAGACAGCGACTATAAGGAACTGGCGTCTTGA
- a CDS encoding ABC transporter substrate-binding protein encodes MITRRTALAILASTALPKVLFAAAGGVDASAPLVAEGKIPPLNERLPKTPRVINVAAMGRQPGRHGGTIRSLIGSAKDIRLMTIYGYARLVGYDEALNLHPDVLERFETVEDRIFTFHLREGHKWSDGTPLTAEDFRYCFEDVLLNEDLSPAGLPTAMVMDGQAAKFEVLDERTLRYSWAMPNPDFLQKLAAPQPLVLAMPSAYLKQFHKKYQEEDKLKALMKEERVKKWHQLHQRMARSYRPENPDLPTLDPWRNTTPLPAEQFIFERNPFFHRVDENGLQLPYIDKFVLSVSSSALIPAKTGTGESDLQAAGIDFVDYTYLKDAEKRYPVKVKLWKKTTGSRLALLPNLNCADPVWRPLLRDVRVRRALSLAIDRREINMAAFYGLTKESADTVLPDSPLFRPEYASAWIAHDPDQANALLDEAGLAKRDSDGIRILPDGRRAQIVVETPGESTLDTDVLQLITDYWQKVGISLFIRTSQRDTFRSRAVGGEIVMSMWFGIDNGVPTADMNPGQLAPTADDQLQWPVWGLNYISHGEMGEAPDLEPVVELLALLKRWRHSADDAERADIWRQMLSIYTDQVFSIGLVNASLQPILVSTKLRNMPDEALWGFDPTSYFGVYKADTFWLEQDS; translated from the coding sequence GTGATTACCCGAAGAACAGCACTCGCCATCCTCGCTTCAACCGCCCTGCCGAAAGTCCTCTTCGCCGCGGCGGGCGGGGTCGATGCCTCGGCGCCGCTTGTCGCCGAAGGCAAGATTCCGCCGCTCAACGAACGCCTGCCGAAAACGCCGCGAGTGATCAATGTCGCAGCGATGGGGAGGCAGCCCGGCCGGCATGGCGGAACGATCCGCAGCCTGATCGGCAGCGCCAAGGACATCCGCCTGATGACGATCTACGGTTATGCCCGGCTTGTCGGCTACGACGAGGCGCTCAACCTCCACCCGGACGTGCTCGAACGCTTCGAGACGGTGGAGGACCGGATTTTCACCTTCCATCTCCGCGAGGGGCACAAGTGGTCGGACGGCACGCCGCTGACCGCCGAGGACTTCCGCTACTGTTTCGAGGACGTGCTGCTCAACGAGGACCTGTCGCCGGCCGGCCTGCCGACGGCCATGGTCATGGACGGTCAGGCGGCGAAGTTCGAGGTCCTCGACGAGCGCACGCTGCGCTACTCCTGGGCGATGCCCAATCCGGATTTCCTGCAGAAGCTGGCGGCGCCGCAGCCGCTGGTTCTCGCCATGCCCTCGGCCTATCTCAAGCAGTTCCACAAGAAATACCAGGAAGAGGATAAGCTGAAGGCGCTGATGAAGGAAGAGCGGGTCAAGAAGTGGCACCAGCTCCACCAACGCATGGCGCGCTCCTACAGGCCGGAAAACCCGGACCTGCCGACCCTCGATCCGTGGCGCAACACGACGCCGCTGCCGGCCGAACAATTCATCTTCGAGCGCAATCCGTTCTTCCATCGCGTGGACGAGAACGGCCTGCAACTGCCCTATATCGACAAATTCGTGCTGAGCGTCAGTTCCTCGGCGCTCATCCCGGCGAAGACCGGCACGGGCGAAAGCGACCTGCAGGCGGCGGGCATCGACTTCGTCGACTATACCTACCTCAAGGATGCCGAGAAGCGTTATCCGGTGAAGGTCAAATTGTGGAAGAAGACCACCGGCTCGCGCCTGGCGCTGCTTCCGAACCTCAATTGCGCCGATCCGGTGTGGCGGCCGCTCTTGAGAGACGTGCGGGTCCGCCGGGCCCTGTCGCTGGCCATCGACCGGCGTGAGATCAACATGGCGGCCTTTTACGGGCTGACCAAGGAGAGCGCCGATACGGTCCTGCCGGATAGTCCGTTGTTCCGTCCCGAATACGCGAGCGCCTGGATCGCCCACGATCCCGACCAGGCCAACGCCCTGCTCGATGAGGCCGGCCTTGCGAAACGCGACAGCGACGGCATCCGCATCCTTCCCGACGGCCGGCGTGCGCAGATCGTCGTGGAAACGCCCGGCGAAAGCACACTCGACACGGATGTGCTGCAGCTCATCACCGACTACTGGCAGAAGGTCGGCATCTCGCTCTTCATCCGCACCTCGCAGCGCGACACGTTCCGCAGCCGGGCGGTCGGCGGCGAGATCGTCATGTCCATGTGGTTCGGCATCGACAACGGCGTGCCGACGGCGGACATGAACCCGGGCCAGCTCGCTCCGACCGCCGACGACCAGCTGCAATGGCCGGTATGGGGCCTGAACTATATTTCGCACGGCGAAATGGGCGAGGCACCGGACCTGGAGCCGGTGGTCGAGTTGCTCGCCTTGCTCAAGCGCTGGCGGCATTCCGCCGACGACGCGGAGCGGGCCGACATATGGAGGCAGATGCTATCCATCTATACGGACCAGGTCTTCTCGATCGGCCTCGTCAACGCTTCGCTGCAGCCGATCCTCGTTTCGACGAAGCTGCGCAACATGCCGGACGAGGCGCTGTGGGGCTTCGATCCGACGAGCTATTTCGGCGTCTACAAGGCCGATACCTTCTGGCTGGAACAGGATAGCTGA
- a CDS encoding ABC transporter permease, producing the protein MTSPIPAPGEPLPHYVSTAPFDPYSVEVMTEEQVRVNQASQLRLMWWKFKRHKVALASGIFLAVLYGMILICEFLAPYNLHTRNMNFIYAPPQRVHFFHEGDFVGPFVYGRTMQLDMDTLKRNYTDNRADVQPIRFFCRGDSYRFWGLFESNLHLVCPAENGQMFLLGSDRLGRDVLSRIIYGARISLTIGLLGITVSFVLGIVIGGLAGYHGGVFDLVVQRLIEVLQSIPSIPLWLSLAAIMPATWSPILIYLGITVILGLLDWTGLARAVRSKLLALREEDYVLAAQLMGAKSSRIIGRHLVPGFMSHLIATATISIPGMILGETALSFLGLGLRPPITSWGILLTEAKSVSVIAFYPWLLFPTIPVILVILAFNFLGDGLRDAADPYK; encoded by the coding sequence GTGACGTCACCGATTCCTGCCCCGGGCGAACCGCTACCGCATTACGTGTCGACCGCCCCCTTCGATCCCTATTCCGTCGAGGTGATGACGGAGGAGCAGGTGCGCGTCAACCAGGCGTCGCAGCTGCGGCTGATGTGGTGGAAGTTCAAGCGGCACAAGGTTGCGCTGGCGTCCGGCATCTTCCTGGCGGTGCTCTACGGGATGATTCTCATCTGCGAGTTCCTGGCGCCCTACAATCTGCACACGCGCAACATGAATTTCATCTACGCGCCGCCGCAGCGGGTGCATTTCTTCCATGAGGGAGATTTCGTCGGCCCCTTCGTCTACGGACGGACGATGCAGCTCGACATGGATACGCTGAAGCGAAACTACACGGACAACCGGGCGGACGTCCAGCCGATCCGCTTCTTCTGCCGCGGCGACAGCTATCGCTTCTGGGGACTTTTCGAAAGCAACCTGCATCTCGTCTGCCCGGCGGAAAACGGCCAGATGTTCTTGCTCGGCAGCGACAGGCTGGGGCGCGACGTGCTGTCGCGCATCATCTACGGCGCGCGGATCTCGCTGACGATCGGCCTGCTCGGGATCACCGTCAGCTTCGTGCTGGGCATCGTCATCGGCGGCCTTGCCGGCTATCACGGCGGCGTTTTCGATCTCGTCGTGCAGCGGCTGATCGAAGTTCTCCAGTCGATACCGAGCATTCCGCTGTGGCTTTCGCTGGCGGCGATCATGCCGGCGACATGGAGCCCGATCCTCATCTATCTCGGCATCACCGTCATTCTCGGGCTTCTCGACTGGACCGGCCTGGCGCGCGCCGTCCGCTCCAAGCTGCTGGCGCTCAGGGAAGAGGACTATGTGCTTGCGGCGCAGCTGATGGGGGCGAAAAGCAGCCGCATCATCGGGCGGCATCTGGTGCCGGGCTTCATGTCGCATCTCATCGCGACAGCGACGATCTCGATTCCCGGCATGATTCTCGGCGAGACGGCGCTCAGCTTCCTCGGCCTCGGGCTGCGCCCGCCGATCACCAGCTGGGGCATCCTGCTGACCGAGGCAAAGAGTGTCAGCGTGATTGCCTTCTATCCTTGGCTGCTGTTTCCGACTATACCAGTCATTCTTGTGATATTGGCGTTCAACTTCCTGGGAGACGGGTTGCGCGACGCCGCAGATCCCTACAAATAG
- a CDS encoding ABC transporter permease has protein sequence MLRYILWRIAVMVPTLLIISALVFTIIELPPGDYFESYIAELRAQGEGVDMEQIESLRQQYGFDQPPLLRYVYWVGGMLQGDFGYSFEYELPVSEVVGDRLWLTILVSFFTIIFTWIIAFPIGIYAATNQYSWGDYGLSLVGLIGIAIPNFMLALILMYFANIWFGTSIGHLMDQKYLSEPMSWEKAKSILEHIWIPVIIVGAAGTAGMIRRLRANLLDELQKQYVVTARAKGLSRTRTLVKYPLRMALNFFISDIGSILPAIISGAEITAIVLSLETTGPMLIKALQSQDMYLAGSFLMFLAFLTVIGVLISDLALAVLDPRIRLQGRSTK, from the coding sequence ATGCTGCGGTACATCCTCTGGCGCATCGCGGTGATGGTGCCGACCTTGCTCATCATCTCGGCACTCGTCTTCACCATCATCGAGCTGCCGCCCGGCGACTATTTTGAGAGCTACATCGCCGAGCTGAGGGCGCAGGGCGAAGGCGTCGACATGGAGCAGATCGAGTCGCTGCGCCAGCAATACGGCTTCGATCAGCCGCCGCTGCTGCGCTACGTCTATTGGGTCGGCGGCATGCTGCAGGGGGATTTCGGCTATTCCTTCGAATATGAGTTGCCGGTGAGCGAGGTTGTCGGCGACCGCCTGTGGCTGACGATCCTGGTGTCGTTCTTCACCATCATCTTCACCTGGATCATCGCCTTCCCGATCGGCATCTATGCGGCGACCAACCAATACAGCTGGGGCGATTACGGTCTCTCGCTCGTCGGCCTCATCGGCATCGCCATCCCGAACTTCATGCTGGCGCTGATCCTCATGTATTTCGCCAATATCTGGTTCGGCACCTCGATTGGCCACCTGATGGACCAGAAATACCTTTCCGAGCCGATGAGCTGGGAGAAGGCGAAGTCGATCCTCGAACACATCTGGATTCCGGTGATCATCGTCGGCGCCGCCGGCACGGCCGGGATGATCCGGCGCTTGAGGGCGAACCTGCTCGACGAGTTGCAGAAGCAATATGTGGTGACCGCCCGGGCCAAAGGCCTCTCGCGGACCCGGACCCTTGTCAAATATCCGCTGCGGATGGCGCTCAACTTCTTCATCTCCGACATCGGCTCAATCCTGCCGGCGATCATTTCCGGTGCTGAAATCACCGCGATCGTGCTGTCGCTCGAGACCACCGGGCCGATGCTGATCAAGGCGCTGCAAAGTCAGGACATGTATCTCGCCGGGTCGTTCCTGATGTTCCTGGCGTTCCTCACCGTCATCGGTGTCCTGATTTCCGACCTCGCGCTCGCCGTCCTCGATCCCAGAATTCGCCTGCAAGGCAGGAGCACCAAGTGA